One window of Cyanobacteriota bacterium genomic DNA carries:
- a CDS encoding cysteine desulfurase family protein — protein sequence MSIYLDNAATTPLAPELIELLNELNTNLYANPSSLHSAGRTAKKQLNQARKTIAAILKAEPEEIIFTSGATEANNYVFQICDYDLIITSPAEHASVLEPAKSSGKNIIWLTLNKEGYINLEELKSKLEENSQRKIMLSLMHGNNEIGTIHDIETIATLKAQYPNVIFHSDCVQSFAKYDIDLSKTPIDLISASAHKIHGPKGVGLLYIRKQIQTDQALIIGGGQEFSLRSGTENLNGIIAFAKAAQLSQEQDSKLEELHNYLFKQLKQIDGLIINGPQEVQRRLIGNMNISLSKLKLNSEELVLQMDLKGIAISSGSACSSNKASASIESSYVLRACQITDDLATKAIRISVSRFNNKAELDQLCDIIRKLSSQFS from the coding sequence ATGTCAATCTACTTAGACAACGCAGCTACCACCCCACTCGCTCCAGAACTTATAGAGCTACTTAACGAGCTGAATACAAATCTCTATGCAAACCCCAGTAGCCTTCATAGTGCCGGTCGGACAGCAAAGAAACAACTCAATCAAGCACGCAAAACAATTGCTGCAATCCTCAAAGCCGAGCCAGAAGAAATCATCTTCACCAGCGGAGCCACTGAAGCCAATAACTATGTTTTTCAAATTTGTGATTATGACCTCATCATCACCAGTCCAGCAGAGCATGCAAGTGTCTTAGAACCCGCAAAGTCCTCTGGCAAAAACATCATTTGGTTAACCCTCAACAAAGAGGGCTATATTAATTTAGAAGAACTAAAATCCAAACTTGAAGAGAATTCACAGAGGAAAATCATGCTCTCATTAATGCATGGCAACAATGAGATTGGTACAATCCATGACATTGAAACAATTGCAACACTCAAGGCTCAATACCCCAATGTGATTTTTCATAGTGATTGCGTGCAAAGTTTTGCCAAATACGATATTGATTTAAGCAAAACTCCAATCGATCTAATCTCAGCTTCAGCTCACAAAATCCATGGACCAAAAGGAGTTGGCTTACTATATATAAGGAAGCAAATTCAAACTGACCAAGCACTGATTATTGGTGGCGGTCAAGAATTCTCACTGCGCTCAGGCACCGAAAACCTCAATGGCATTATTGCTTTTGCTAAAGCAGCTCAGTTAAGTCAAGAGCAAGACTCCAAGCTAGAAGAACTACACAACTATTTATTCAAACAGCTCAAACAAATTGATGGACTGATCATCAATGGACCACAAGAAGTTCAAAGACGACTAATTGGCAATATGAACATCAGCCTCAGCAAATTAAAACTAAATTCAGAAGAACTCGTTTTACAGATGGACCTAAAAGGAATTGCTATTTCTTCAGGCTCTGCATGTTCATCCAATAAAGCTAGCGCTTCAATAGAAAGCTCTTATGTGCTGCGAGCCTGCCAGATTACTGATGACCTTGCCACCAAAGCTATTAGAATATCCGTCTCAAGGTTTAATAATAAAGCTGAACTAGACCAGTTATGCGACATAATACGTAAATTATCTTCGCAATTCTCTTGA